The Cylindrospermopsis curvispora GIHE-G1 genome contains a region encoding:
- a CDS encoding Orn/Lys/Arg family decarboxylase has product MDRNQSPSTYEFISSHNCDVRVNLYTPAHQGIGKNMDHLSEIYQYDVTFLTRSRTENIEKYFSELYGTKHTFWLTGGGTQGVLTACALLGTFNKRVAIAINSHISTISGIVLAGLDPHFIASKSLMPTASEVIAFLEVSGVSALLLTNPSYEGVTIDLAEIAHYCRQNDIALVVDESHGSHFPFLGKQWQSAITFGADIVTHSLHKYVGGLVQTALLHLPKCSRFSVEQMMGSLALFETTTRSNLLMLSIEDAINHGYSESGQALFKQVIYECNQVRHQLDNYGRVLTYDPQVRDPFKIYLQSDRATGEELAKLLYEEGIDGEFANGEGLLLIFSFRHTSKDFELVKESFAKLVPILKKKEVRNVLPPNYSSRHPQIKILPKDAFFSPKEKLPIEQALGRISSCSILKVPPGIAVLIPGEEITNWHLQHLTSDHCVEVIH; this is encoded by the coding sequence ATGGATCGGAATCAATCACCTTCTACCTATGAGTTTATCTCCTCTCATAATTGTGATGTCAGAGTAAATCTTTATACTCCTGCTCATCAAGGAATTGGTAAAAATATGGATCATCTGTCAGAAATTTACCAGTACGATGTTACTTTTCTAACGAGATCTCGCACGGAAAACATAGAAAAATATTTTTCCGAGTTGTATGGGACAAAGCATACTTTCTGGCTAACTGGAGGAGGTACTCAAGGAGTATTAACAGCCTGCGCCTTGTTGGGTACTTTTAATAAAAGGGTGGCAATTGCTATTAATAGCCATATTTCCACTATTAGTGGCATTGTTTTAGCCGGGCTAGATCCCCATTTTATTGCGTCTAAATCCCTTATGCCAACAGCTAGCGAAGTGATTGCTTTCTTAGAAGTTAGTGGCGTATCGGCCTTATTGTTAACCAACCCGAGCTATGAGGGGGTAACAATTGACTTAGCTGAAATTGCTCATTATTGTCGCCAAAATGATATTGCTTTAGTGGTAGATGAATCCCATGGAAGTCATTTCCCCTTTCTGGGAAAACAATGGCAATCGGCGATAACTTTTGGTGCGGATATAGTTACCCATAGTCTACACAAATATGTAGGAGGTTTAGTCCAAACAGCTTTATTGCATTTACCTAAATGTTCCCGGTTTAGTGTAGAACAAATGATGGGGAGTTTGGCATTATTTGAAACCACAACCCGGAGTAATTTGTTAATGTTAAGTATTGAGGATGCGATTAATCATGGTTATTCAGAATCTGGACAGGCGTTATTTAAACAAGTAATCTATGAGTGCAATCAAGTCCGGCATCAACTTGATAATTATGGTCGAGTTTTAACCTATGATCCTCAAGTTAGGGATCCTTTTAAAATTTATTTACAAAGTGATCGTGCCACGGGAGAAGAGTTGGCAAAACTGTTGTATGAAGAGGGTATAGATGGAGAGTTTGCTAATGGAGAAGGATTACTATTAATTTTCTCCTTTCGTCACACTTCAAAAGACTTTGAACTCGTTAAAGAGTCCTTTGCCAAACTCGTACCAATTCTTAAAAAGAAGGAAGTTAGGAATGTTTTACCACCTAATTACTCCAGTCGTCATCCTCAGATCAAAATTTTACCCAAGGATGCTTTCTTTAGTCCAAAAGAAAAGTTGCCAATTGAGCAAGCATTGGGTAGGATTAGTAGCTGCTCTATTCTCAAAGTTCCGCCGGGAATTGCTGTTTTAATACCGGGTGAAGAAATTACAAACTGGCATCTGCAACATTTAACATCTGATCATTGCGTGGAAGTTATTCACTAG
- a CDS encoding DMT family transporter, which translates to MIQLQEQQKKSPWLPIGSISLAVLTFAFTPILIRTCQEEIGPVSTIFNRYWIAAMILLLWNILKNPRQLLMKNQNLFSQMSQQKLCSICNKTVFLLLLSGFFLATTTVLWSWSLVHTGVANSALLHNLSVFFTGIVEWFFFKKYFNKHFIIGGLIAGGGIIILGLNDLKFEVGQIQGDLVSLFSSLAFCGFLMTVERVRIKVSSVTTMLWCYGLGIILTLPIALINGEQLFPLSWHGWYGPVVLGINAVVVNFLEIYSLQQLSASFVTLVFLIDPILTGILSWWIFGETLSWLNFVAFTVILFGLYLAISFDIGQLTISEHAVMANEISDA; encoded by the coding sequence ATGATACAATTGCAAGAACAACAAAAAAAATCACCTTGGCTACCAATAGGTAGTATATCATTAGCTGTTTTGACTTTTGCTTTTACACCAATACTGATTCGGACATGCCAGGAAGAAATAGGACCAGTTTCCACCATATTCAACCGCTATTGGATAGCAGCAATGATTTTGCTATTATGGAATATTTTGAAAAATCCACGACAACTTCTGATGAAAAATCAAAATCTATTCAGTCAGATGAGTCAGCAAAAGTTATGCTCCATTTGTAATAAAACGGTATTTCTATTGTTATTGTCAGGTTTTTTTCTAGCAACCACCACAGTTTTGTGGTCTTGGTCGCTTGTGCATACTGGTGTGGCCAACTCAGCATTACTGCATAATTTATCCGTATTTTTTACCGGAATAGTCGAATGGTTTTTCTTCAAAAAATACTTCAATAAGCACTTCATCATAGGTGGTTTGATAGCTGGGGGGGGAATAATTATATTAGGGTTAAATGACCTCAAGTTTGAGGTGGGACAAATCCAAGGAGATCTGGTCAGTTTATTTTCCAGTCTCGCATTTTGCGGATTTTTAATGACTGTGGAAAGAGTCAGAATTAAGGTTAGTAGTGTAACTACAATGTTGTGGTGTTATGGGCTAGGAATTATCCTGACACTACCCATAGCCTTAATCAATGGTGAGCAATTATTTCCCCTATCATGGCATGGGTGGTATGGTCCTGTGGTTTTAGGAATTAATGCTGTTGTCGTTAACTTTTTAGAAATCTATAGTCTCCAGCAGTTATCTGCATCTTTCGTTACCCTAGTTTTCTTAATAGATCCAATTTTGACAGGGATCCTTTCCTGGTGGATATTTGGAGAAACATTGTCTTGGCTCAATTTTGTTGCATTTACCGTGATTTTGTTCGGTCTGTATTTGGCAATATCATTCGATATTGGACAATTAACCATTTCCGAACATGCGGTCATGGCTAACGAAATCTCTGATGCTTAA
- a CDS encoding serine hydrolase — translation MSFFHEDEFLNNLGNQVLTATRSKFPQLSDDQIALTWVVYDPPVIVNTGGALTPDAFWHHPVRGFSYRGGDRIYPASVVKLFYMVAAYEWLERGMTTTSKELERALNDMIVDSSNDATSLIVDILTGTTSGPELPTEPFATWKYQRQIINRYYQSLGWQEMMSINVCQKTWGDGPYGRERAFYGEMFENRNMLTTNATAQLLHSIVGGVAVSSQRSQQMLTLLKREISTDELLKDLEEDQVTGFLGGGLPQNSQIWSKAGWTSSVRHDAAYIELPNHHPYLLVVFTEGKENAKNREILPFISAEIVHTMTKF, via the coding sequence ATGTCTTTTTTTCATGAAGATGAATTCCTGAACAATTTGGGCAATCAAGTTCTAACAGCTACCAGGTCGAAATTCCCTCAATTGTCTGATGACCAAATAGCTTTAACCTGGGTTGTTTACGACCCTCCTGTTATTGTCAACACGGGTGGCGCTTTGACCCCCGATGCTTTTTGGCATCATCCAGTCCGAGGTTTTAGTTATCGTGGTGGAGACCGGATCTATCCCGCTAGTGTAGTAAAATTGTTCTATATGGTGGCAGCCTATGAGTGGTTGGAAAGGGGAATGACTACCACCTCTAAGGAGTTGGAACGAGCCCTGAATGATATGATTGTGGATTCTAGTAATGATGCTACTAGCTTGATAGTTGACATTCTTACTGGAACCACCTCCGGTCCAGAATTGCCCACTGAGCCTTTTGCTACTTGGAAGTATCAAAGACAAATTATTAACCGTTATTATCAGTCCCTGGGTTGGCAAGAAATGATGAGTATTAACGTTTGCCAAAAAACCTGGGGTGATGGTCCCTATGGGAGAGAAAGAGCTTTTTACGGGGAAATGTTTGAAAATAGAAATATGTTAACCACTAATGCTACTGCTCAGTTGTTACACAGTATTGTGGGCGGTGTGGCGGTTTCTAGTCAGCGTTCTCAGCAAATGCTGACCCTACTCAAGCGAGAAATTAGTACTGATGAATTACTAAAAGATTTAGAAGAAGATCAAGTTACAGGTTTCTTAGGAGGTGGCTTGCCTCAAAATAGCCAAATCTGGTCAAAAGCGGGTTGGACTTCTTCTGTACGCCATGATGCTGCCTATATTGAGTTGCCCAATCACCATCCTTATCTGTTGGTAGTTTTTACGGAAGGGAAGGAAAACGCTAAAAATCGGGAAATTCTGCCTTTTATCTCCGCTGAAATTGTTCATACCATGACCAAGTTTTAA
- a CDS encoding DUF3326 domain-containing protein, which translates to MTKIYTKDFKINCVPKRRTWQNIAQEIMKLPLPGIPIRVILTSAQDDTLSFECSFIAIEKKLTWPSLLEINVRKRVSNRPFVAVSIVPTGVRAEIGGFAGDATPSTNLLAAACDYVVTNPNAVTASDVYFAKDNVLYLEGNLICQLLLGNIGIIPEKRTNIAAIIEKPTDERFLNNVLNALNGLRAVGGINIDPVIVTGGAIETKCTYSQYGNASGEFKGIEELIKALDVIENSSARAVALVSTLLVDDRVRQAYYKGESIPNPWGGAEAILTHTITNFYPFTAAHAPLLLELEHTGFGKLVDPRDGAELISSAYVCSPLSGLTNSPRPVSFDTPIAPGETRISVENISALVMPETTVGNIPFFAGLDQGVPIILVKDNTTQYKITPELLQIPETENRKIYRVRSYMEAAGLLLALRNGILPESTTRPIPQLKPIFI; encoded by the coding sequence ATGACTAAGATTTACACTAAGGACTTCAAAATTAATTGTGTCCCAAAACGACGGACATGGCAGAATATAGCCCAAGAAATCATGAAACTTCCCTTACCGGGAATTCCCATTCGAGTCATTTTAACATCAGCTCAGGATGACACGCTTTCGTTTGAATGCAGTTTTATTGCCATAGAAAAAAAATTAACTTGGCCATCTCTATTAGAAATTAACGTTCGTAAACGGGTTTCAAATCGTCCCTTTGTTGCTGTTAGTATTGTTCCCACAGGAGTTAGGGCAGAAATTGGAGGCTTTGCGGGAGATGCTACTCCTAGCACTAATTTATTAGCTGCTGCTTGTGACTATGTTGTAACAAATCCTAATGCGGTAACCGCTTCCGATGTGTATTTTGCTAAGGATAATGTTCTTTACTTAGAAGGTAATTTGATTTGCCAGCTACTTCTAGGGAATATTGGTATTATTCCAGAAAAGCGCACCAATATAGCGGCGATTATTGAAAAACCTACAGACGAAAGATTTTTAAATAATGTTTTGAATGCTCTCAATGGTTTACGTGCTGTTGGTGGCATTAACATTGACCCGGTGATAGTAACGGGGGGAGCCATTGAAACCAAATGTACTTACTCTCAGTACGGTAATGCTTCAGGAGAGTTCAAAGGAATTGAAGAGTTAATAAAAGCTTTAGATGTAATAGAAAATTCATCCGCTAGAGCAGTAGCTTTAGTAAGCACTTTATTAGTAGATGATCGAGTTCGTCAAGCCTACTATAAAGGAGAATCCATCCCCAATCCCTGGGGTGGTGCAGAAGCAATTCTTACCCATACAATTACTAATTTTTATCCTTTTACCGCCGCCCATGCTCCTCTTCTATTAGAGTTGGAACATACAGGATTTGGCAAATTAGTAGACCCCAGAGATGGAGCGGAATTAATTTCCAGTGCTTACGTGTGTTCGCCCTTAAGTGGATTAACAAATTCTCCACGTCCAGTTAGCTTTGACACCCCAATAGCGCCCGGTGAAACCAGAATATCCGTAGAAAATATTTCAGCATTAGTTATGCCTGAAACAACTGTAGGGAATATTCCTTTCTTTGCTGGTTTAGATCAAGGTGTTCCAATTATTCTAGTCAAAGATAATACAACTCAATATAAAATTACCCCAGAACTATTGCAAATCCCCGAAACTGAAAACAGAAAGATTTATCGTGTCCGTAGCTATATGGAAGCAGCAGGATTATTGCTGGCTTTACGAAATGGTATTTTACCGGAGAGTACAACTCGTCCAATTCCACAACTTAAGCCAATTTTCATCTAA
- a CDS encoding glycoside hydrolase family 15 protein: protein MKTPKQLPNHLDHYYHQIKTIILARQNPITGLLPASTAITAHGDYTDAWVRDNVYSILAVWGLALAYRKIDHDEGRTYELEHSVVKLMRGLLFAMMRQAHKVEKFKHTQSLLDGLHAKYNTTTGDIVVGDDEWGHLQLDATSIYLLILAQMTASGLSIIFTLDEVNFVQNLVYYVGRAYRTPDYGIWERGNKINHGNAELNASSLGMAKAALEAINGLNLFGVYGSQASVIHVLPDEIARGRITLESLLPRESASKEVDAALLSIISYPAFAVEDPGLRDRTFKEIINKLAGNYGCKRFLRDGHQTVLEDSQRLHYEPWELKQFENIECEWPLFFTYLVLDGIFRQDQEQTEKYQQLISELLVEREGYKLLPELYYVAVENVEAEKLNPHSQTRLPNENIPLVWAQSLYFLGQMLSDGLIAVGDIDPLGRHLCVGKNRTAMVQIALLAENEEVQAQLEIYGIESQTINQVEPIQVRPVGELSQIYTQIGRNNQLGLTGRPVRRLRSLTTSRIFKIQSQIVVFLPAFLDAQQFYLTLDYHFLVDQIRGELAYIEKYWSDLGRPTLTLMITRTMLETGAEALLELMQEIKNGICGGVKVRVGKLNQLMLTAAIQRIDYIDNIELLDPLAKKAKLRPDYLISRPEKNSPLGNTQEFQMECETDLHLLLDYLRKAENIYEQIELLQTLTRLKGLDFDTGYGGDINYVTVGNLLDELYSKASYLGLWAVVRRAAALRQMVDIALSDAVTSILVRGKQIAVGRSYSEASLIVVPKSHYEIAEKINHFCREDIRDRVLTQEILIYLGVLIKTEPELFKGFLTLRVGYLILLITSELAQEQGVTQDESYDRLMQLPPFEVKTRLQKVLTSYSGVTGLLRKQESLHIQQKETDIAWVVQPIINEEEAKVSPENWRRFRQMEGGLNRVPKEFFKQVWLLMHHCKGLVIGDKLERRNRLDSELIIAEMTAGERNFALRIEHLLNKIEAPEYRQVNVEALMELAAIASNNPNLQIQDYIVLDVLIGHAVRLAWLEKNPQRCDRYDEDKGLAWPQFYNTSPRDCANYIVKAVKFLTEFARDF, encoded by the coding sequence ATGAAAACACCCAAACAACTACCCAACCACTTAGATCACTACTACCACCAAATTAAGACAATTATTCTCGCCCGTCAAAATCCCATTACTGGGTTGCTACCTGCGAGTACTGCTATCACTGCTCATGGTGATTATACTGATGCTTGGGTACGGGACAATGTGTATAGTATTTTAGCAGTTTGGGGTTTGGCATTGGCGTATCGTAAAATTGACCATGATGAGGGACGCACTTATGAACTTGAGCATAGTGTGGTTAAGTTGATGCGTGGTTTACTTTTTGCCATGATGCGTCAAGCTCATAAAGTGGAAAAATTCAAACATACACAATCCTTATTAGATGGTCTACACGCCAAATACAACACAACCACTGGTGATATCGTAGTTGGTGATGATGAATGGGGACATTTACAACTGGATGCCACATCCATATATTTATTGATTCTGGCACAGATGACTGCATCTGGTCTGTCAATTATTTTCACTTTGGATGAAGTGAACTTTGTTCAAAATCTAGTTTACTATGTGGGTAGGGCCTATCGCACTCCTGATTATGGTATCTGGGAACGGGGCAATAAAATTAATCATGGTAATGCAGAATTAAATGCCAGCTCTTTAGGAATGGCTAAAGCTGCACTAGAGGCTATAAATGGGCTGAACTTGTTTGGTGTTTATGGCAGTCAAGCATCGGTTATTCACGTCCTACCAGATGAAATTGCCAGGGGGAGAATTACTTTAGAGTCTTTATTGCCAAGAGAATCTGCTTCTAAAGAGGTAGATGCCGCATTGTTAAGTATAATCAGCTATCCTGCTTTTGCTGTGGAAGATCCAGGTCTGCGCGATCGCACCTTTAAAGAAATTATTAACAAACTAGCTGGCAACTATGGTTGCAAGCGTTTTTTAAGGGATGGACACCAAACGGTCTTAGAAGATTCTCAGAGGTTACATTATGAACCTTGGGAACTGAAACAATTTGAAAATATTGAATGTGAATGGCCATTATTTTTCACTTATTTAGTGTTAGATGGTATTTTTCGTCAGGATCAAGAGCAAACGGAAAAATATCAACAACTAATATCAGAATTGTTGGTGGAAAGGGAAGGTTATAAGTTATTACCAGAACTATATTATGTAGCTGTAGAAAATGTAGAAGCTGAAAAATTAAATCCCCATTCCCAAACCAGATTACCCAATGAAAATATTCCGCTGGTGTGGGCCCAGAGTTTATATTTCTTGGGACAAATGTTGAGTGACGGTTTAATAGCAGTAGGTGATATTGACCCTTTGGGTAGACATTTATGTGTGGGGAAAAACCGAACAGCAATGGTTCAAATTGCCCTATTGGCAGAAAATGAAGAAGTACAAGCACAACTAGAAATTTATGGTATTGAAAGTCAAACAATTAATCAGGTAGAACCCATTCAGGTTAGACCCGTTGGGGAACTATCACAAATCTATACTCAAATTGGACGCAATAATCAATTGGGATTAACGGGTCGTCCTGTAAGAAGATTAAGAAGTTTGACCACATCTAGGATCTTCAAAATTCAAAGTCAGATAGTTGTATTTTTGCCTGCTTTTTTAGATGCACAACAATTTTATTTGACTCTAGATTACCATTTTTTAGTTGACCAAATTCGTGGCGAATTGGCATACATTGAGAAATATTGGAGTGATTTGGGTCGTCCCACATTAACTTTGATGATTACCCGCACCATGTTAGAAACGGGAGCGGAAGCACTGTTGGAATTAATGCAGGAGATCAAGAATGGGATTTGTGGTGGTGTAAAAGTCAGGGTGGGAAAATTAAATCAATTGATGCTCACTGCGGCTATTCAAAGAATTGATTATATCGATAACATAGAGTTACTTGATCCCCTAGCTAAAAAAGCAAAATTACGCCCAGATTATTTGATTTCTCGACCGGAGAAAAATTCGCCTTTGGGAAATACTCAAGAATTTCAAATGGAGTGTGAAACTGATTTGCATCTGTTGCTAGATTATTTAAGGAAAGCAGAAAATATTTATGAACAGATTGAACTATTGCAAACCCTAACTCGATTAAAGGGTTTGGATTTTGATACAGGTTATGGTGGAGATATCAATTATGTGACTGTGGGTAATTTACTAGATGAATTATACAGTAAGGCCAGTTACTTAGGCTTATGGGCAGTAGTACGAAGAGCTGCTGCTTTAAGACAAATGGTGGATATTGCTTTATCCGATGCGGTAACTAGTATTTTAGTCAGGGGTAAGCAAATTGCAGTTGGTAGGTCCTACAGTGAAGCATCTTTAATAGTCGTGCCTAAATCACATTATGAGATTGCTGAAAAGATTAATCATTTCTGTCGTGAAGATATTCGAGACAGGGTTCTGACCCAGGAGATTCTCATTTATTTGGGTGTGTTGATTAAAACAGAACCAGAACTATTTAAGGGTTTTTTGACCTTGAGAGTAGGTTATTTAATCTTGTTAATTACTAGCGAATTAGCACAAGAACAGGGTGTGACCCAGGATGAGTCCTATGATCGCTTGATGCAACTTCCACCCTTTGAGGTGAAAACACGCTTACAAAAAGTGTTAACCAGCTATAGTGGAGTAACTGGTTTGTTGCGCAAACAAGAATCCCTGCATATTCAACAAAAAGAAACTGATATCGCTTGGGTGGTACAACCTATCATCAACGAAGAAGAAGCTAAAGTTTCTCCAGAAAATTGGCGAAGATTTCGTCAAATGGAAGGAGGGCTAAATCGAGTTCCCAAGGAATTCTTTAAACAGGTTTGGTTGTTAATGCACCATTGTAAAGGTCTGGTAATTGGTGATAAACTAGAAAGGAGAAATCGTTTAGATAGTGAGTTAATTATTGCAGAAATGACAGCTGGTGAACGCAATTTTGCCCTGAGAATTGAACATTTACTCAATAAAATTGAAGCTCCAGAATATCGTCAAGTAAATGTGGAAGCTTTAATGGAACTAGCCGCGATCGCATCTAATAATCCCAACTTACAAATTCAAGACTATATAGTCTTAGATGTTTTAATTGGTCATGCAGTCAGATTAGCTTGGTTAGAAAAAAATCCCCAAAGGTGCGATCGCTATGACGAAGACAAGGGTTTAGCATGGCCACAATTTTACAACACTTCCCCTAGGGATTGTGCTAATTATATAGTCAAAGCAGTGAAGTTCTTGACAGAATTTGCTAGAGATTTTTAA
- a CDS encoding type II toxin-antitoxin system PemK/MazF family toxin, translating to MRRGEVYDARLEMTEGSEQGGTRPVIIVSRDVINLSSPVVLAVPCTTYQTGKRVYPTQVLILAPDGGLRKDSVAMADQVRVLSKTRFLRLRGVLSEVVMAHLAQALLIALDLPGENSS from the coding sequence ATGAGAAGGGGTGAAGTTTATGATGCGCGTCTTGAAATGACTGAAGGTTCTGAACAGGGAGGAACCCGTCCAGTAATTATTGTGAGTCGTGACGTGATTAATCTATCTAGTCCGGTTGTTTTAGCAGTACCATGTACTACCTATCAAACGGGCAAGCGGGTTTATCCCACCCAGGTTTTGATTTTAGCACCAGATGGTGGTCTCAGGAAAGATTCGGTCGCAATGGCAGATCAGGTGCGGGTTTTATCGAAAACGCGCTTTTTGCGATTACGTGGTGTGCTTTCTGAGGTGGTTATGGCCCATCTGGCCCAGGCTTTATTAATTGCTTTGGATTTACCAGGAGAAAATAGTAGTTAA
- the dmeF gene encoding CDF family Co(II)/Ni(II) efflux transporter DmeF: MHIHTLEEWQHSHDFSGNQHQAEKSTKIVMVLTALTMIAEIAAGTIFGSMALLADGWHMATHVAAFGITVFAYQYARNNAKNPKYTFGTGKVSVLAGFTSAVVLGIIALFMGIESLQRFFTPTGIQFNEAITTAVIGLFVNIVSAFLLQDHHEHDHEHQQDHNLRAAYFHVLADALTSIFAIIALFAGKFLGWVWMDAAMGLVGAGVISQWSYGLLQDTGLILLDGSGDKQIRLAIVNAIEENSDNRVTDIHIWYVGQHHLAAMISLVTHDPKTPEYYKMLLRDIPTISHVSIEVNPCHGESCQETRSC, encoded by the coding sequence GTGCATATTCATACTTTAGAAGAATGGCAACATTCCCACGATTTTTCTGGTAACCAGCATCAAGCTGAGAAAAGTACCAAAATTGTTATGGTGCTAACCGCATTAACTATGATAGCGGAAATTGCAGCAGGGACGATTTTTGGCTCCATGGCCTTGCTAGCTGATGGTTGGCACATGGCTACCCACGTTGCAGCTTTTGGTATTACTGTCTTTGCCTATCAATATGCACGCAATAACGCTAAAAATCCTAAATACACCTTTGGCACTGGCAAGGTTAGCGTCCTAGCTGGATTTACTAGTGCTGTGGTGTTGGGAATTATTGCCCTTTTCATGGGGATTGAATCGTTGCAGCGATTTTTCACACCCACGGGAATTCAGTTCAATGAGGCTATAACAACAGCTGTTATTGGCCTATTTGTCAATATAGTCAGCGCCTTTTTATTGCAAGATCACCATGAACATGATCACGAACATCAGCAGGATCATAATTTACGTGCTGCCTATTTTCACGTTTTAGCTGATGCTTTGACCTCTATATTTGCTATTATTGCCTTATTTGCTGGTAAATTTTTAGGTTGGGTATGGATGGATGCAGCAATGGGACTGGTGGGCGCAGGAGTAATTAGTCAATGGTCTTACGGTTTGCTACAAGATACCGGTTTGATTTTATTGGATGGGTCTGGTGATAAACAAATAAGGTTGGCCATTGTCAACGCCATTGAGGAAAATTCGGACAATCGTGTGACAGATATACATATTTGGTATGTTGGACAGCATCATTTAGCAGCTATGATTTCCCTAGTTACCCATGATCCAAAAACGCCAGAATACTATAAAATGTTACTCAGAGATATTCCTACTATTTCTCATGTTTCTATAGAGGTAAATCCTTGTCATGGTGAGTCTTGTCAAGAAACTAGAAGTTGCTGA
- a CDS encoding ribbon-helix-helix domain-containing protein encodes MKVETIRTTLTIPKELLEATDKAVLEGKAKNRNDFVVRALKRELAAQKRAEIDAALAEMTRDPDYQTEVLRMEVEFATAQWEALRLGESPR; translated from the coding sequence ATGAAAGTAGAAACTATTCGCACAACGTTAACCATACCTAAAGAATTGCTAGAAGCAACTGATAAAGCAGTGTTAGAAGGCAAAGCTAAAAATCGCAATGACTTTGTGGTGCGAGCTCTGAAAAGAGAACTAGCAGCACAAAAACGAGCTGAAATTGATGCCGCTTTAGCGGAAATGACTAGAGACCCAGATTATCAAACGGAAGTTTTAAGGATGGAGGTGGAATTTGCTACGGCGCAATGGGAAGCGTTGCGGCTAGGGGAATCTCCACGATGA